A single window of Sphingobacteriales bacterium DNA harbors:
- a CDS encoding CAP domain-containing protein — protein sequence MSERILSIIFILVPFISFSQLTENDTKVLRQELSNRINNLRISKGLKPLIFNGTLRIAAEFHSNYMVNNDTLTHDEKDAKYSSPSDRVMAFSGSDFELVGENILYSKTQNFPLKNKDIIVLAEEMFLDWKNSPGHYANMIYPQYMFGDLGFKTDLKKNIIYATQVFGTKGHIVGNQISTNSFGLTKSSIDCEDEFRNHLNLVIGMSNNLKIVDNEVILYYNDISHFKEIFSESNDGIAIDLISKDQFECEKTNQLDFSPVYDGILLKPFYLNEILSNNKAESDYRIITKVGSIPNNLQGNDYSPALVLIKNGKACKYIYPTNISSKDYELRLIKPFIKDEPKIQLIKEGIVYSQIINYDFKTNITQSINLPKISKYDGKIHSIHVKSFSSVEGDSIHNEYLHNSRANFIQNHISSVLNIPIDLFSIDAKENWEQMNFQLHYFNNENLTKITHDSLKTILTNRNNSLPWDSLLFSQRKSIAIINYAGNFIENKSIETFAEFNLRTAVANKNAPLVNKALYEMYLSNDYNPEILFEPQIIEFIKNNPATITNYTALLSHNYYYDPYLVTDFIHSLIDSAEKLDKESRFNLLHLYTLVGKDLLEHWDISAERLSNIIHPLKINRYSMDAMKPELILNLHLTYIQYFGHINDGLNISKSFYYIVNYFKNKSLKKDDDVDLVLFFNLWSMYHLSLEHLLPLFEKNNLNEDGLFLLAEAMNYSNFDEKSLKYFEINKKAIQVNRVRWCEWINDDFQIKRNYQIKQLYCESCK from the coding sequence ATGTCAGAAAGAATATTATCTATTATATTTATTTTAGTGCCATTTATCAGTTTTTCGCAACTTACCGAAAATGACACAAAAGTTCTACGTCAAGAACTTTCAAACAGAATTAATAATCTTAGAATAAGCAAAGGACTCAAACCATTAATATTTAATGGTACATTAAGAATAGCAGCCGAATTTCACAGTAACTATATGGTAAATAATGACACACTTACGCATGATGAAAAGGATGCAAAATATAGTTCTCCTAGTGATCGTGTTATGGCTTTTAGTGGAAGTGATTTTGAATTAGTAGGCGAAAATATTCTTTATTCTAAAACTCAAAATTTTCCACTCAAAAACAAAGATATTATTGTACTTGCAGAAGAAATGTTTTTGGATTGGAAAAATTCGCCTGGGCATTATGCAAATATGATTTACCCACAATATATGTTTGGTGATTTAGGCTTTAAAACAGATTTGAAAAAAAATATCATTTATGCTACACAAGTTTTTGGAACTAAAGGTCATATAGTTGGAAATCAAATTTCAACTAACTCATTTGGACTTACTAAATCATCAATAGACTGTGAAGATGAATTTAGAAATCATCTTAATCTAGTAATTGGCATGAGCAATAATTTGAAAATTGTAGATAATGAAGTAATTCTGTACTATAACGACATTTCACATTTTAAGGAAATATTTTCAGAATCAAATGATGGAATAGCTATTGACCTTATCTCCAAAGATCAGTTTGAATGTGAAAAGACAAATCAATTGGACTTTTCTCCAGTATATGATGGTATTTTACTTAAACCATTTTATTTAAATGAAATACTCTCAAACAATAAAGCAGAAAGTGATTATCGAATTATAACTAAAGTAGGAAGTATCCCAAATAATCTTCAAGGAAATGATTATTCACCTGCATTAGTTTTAATAAAAAATGGGAAAGCTTGTAAATATATTTATCCTACTAATATATCTTCAAAAGATTATGAGCTAAGACTTATTAAACCATTTATTAAAGATGAACCTAAAATTCAATTAATAAAAGAAGGAATAGTTTATTCTCAAATAATAAACTATGACTTTAAAACAAATATTACTCAGTCAATTAATTTGCCAAAGATTTCTAAATATGATGGAAAAATCCACTCTATTCATGTGAAATCATTTAGTTCTGTAGAAGGTGATTCTATACATAATGAGTATCTACACAACTCACGTGCAAATTTCATTCAAAACCATATAAGTTCTGTTCTTAATATTCCAATAGATTTATTTTCTATTGATGCAAAAGAAAATTGGGAGCAAATGAATTTTCAATTACATTATTTCAACAATGAAAATCTTACAAAAATCACGCATGATTCTTTAAAAACAATTCTAACAAATAGGAATAATTCTCTTCCATGGGATTCGTTATTATTTAGTCAGCGAAAATCAATTGCAATTATTAATTATGCTGGAAATTTTATCGAAAATAAAAGCATAGAAACATTTGCTGAATTTAATTTAAGAACAGCTGTTGCTAATAAAAATGCTCCTCTAGTAAATAAAGCATTATATGAAATGTATTTATCTAATGACTATAATCCAGAAATATTATTTGAACCTCAGATAATTGAATTTATAAAAAATAATCCTGCAACTATAACAAACTATACAGCATTATTGTCACACAACTACTATTATGACCCATATTTAGTTACTGATTTTATTCATTCATTAATAGATAGTGCCGAAAAGTTAGATAAAGAATCAAGATTTAACCTATTACATCTATATACCTTAGTAGGAAAAGATTTATTAGAACATTGGGATATTTCTGCAGAAAGACTTTCAAATATTATACACCCATTAAAGATTAATAGGTACAGTATGGATGCTATGAAGCCAGAACTAATCTTAAATCTTCACTTAACATACATACAGTATTTTGGACATATTAATGATGGTTTAAATATTTCAAAATCTTTTTACTATATCGTAAATTATTTTAAAAACAAATCTCTAAAAAAAGATGATGATGTAGATTTAGTATTGTTTTTTAATTTATGGAGTATGTATCATTTGTCGTTAGAACATCTATTACCTCTTTTTGAAAAGAATAATTTAAATGAAGATGGATTATTTCTATTAGCTGAAGCTATGAATTACTCCAATTTTGATGAAAAATCATTAAAATATTTTGAAATTAATAAAAAAGCTATTCAAGTAAATAGAGTTAGATGGTGTGAATGGATAAATGATGATTTTCAAATTAAAAGAAATTACCAAATCAAACAACTTTATTGTGAGTCATGTAAATAA
- a CDS encoding transporter substrate-binding domain-containing protein: MNIDYKNIDYKRLAPFIVVGIIVVLFYYFSFKKSNSTPSILEKPIDLTQIRERGTLRVITEYNSISYFIYKNQTLGFDYEIIKQFAKENNLKVEFVIAKNTNELYTLLEQGKGDIIANGLHKIKNNNISYSIPYRNIEQVLVQRKSGKYQRQQDSTVVYTQAIQHLQQLDQKSIFLTVNSPYYHNIKKAADTLGIAVAINLLGDDRSTEDLINAVSDAAIDYTIADKDLAQINQSFLHNLDVSLVIGSHQDLHYAVRKKSPELHIALNQWLSKFISGKAYKLLNDKYFKQNKNSIELFSEAQLLLDGQISIYDNIIQHYAKTIEWDWRLIAALMYQESKFNTQATSWAGAKGLMQLMPGTARQMGLEGNPYQPDINIKAGSKYLKYLEQFWKHIPDITQRTKFILASYNAEWDTCKTRKTCKKYGYSDTEWDGNTEYFILYKSNPKFYTDKVVKYGYCRGTETFNYVRKIIDKYFYYTENINDSTNNYLDIQQKDVIPFN; the protein is encoded by the coding sequence GTGAATATAGATTACAAGAACATAGATTATAAAAGACTAGCACCATTTATTGTAGTTGGCATTATTGTCGTACTATTTTACTATTTCTCATTCAAAAAATCAAATTCAACGCCTTCTATACTTGAAAAACCTATTGACTTAACTCAAATAAGAGAAAGAGGTACTTTAAGAGTCATTACTGAATACAATTCTATTAGCTACTTTATCTATAAAAATCAGACTTTAGGTTTCGACTATGAAATCATTAAACAGTTTGCAAAAGAGAATAACTTAAAAGTAGAATTTGTAATTGCAAAAAACACAAACGAATTGTACACTTTATTAGAACAAGGCAAAGGTGATATTATTGCGAATGGACTACACAAAATAAAGAACAATAATATTAGCTATTCAATTCCATATAGAAATATAGAACAAGTGTTGGTACAACGCAAATCTGGGAAATACCAACGACAACAAGATAGTACTGTTGTGTACACACAAGCTATACAACATTTACAACAATTAGATCAGAAATCTATCTTTTTAACTGTAAATTCTCCATACTATCACAACATCAAAAAAGCAGCAGATACTTTAGGAATTGCTGTTGCAATCAATTTACTTGGTGATGATAGAAGTACTGAAGATTTAATCAATGCAGTATCTGATGCTGCAATTGATTATACTATTGCAGATAAAGATTTAGCACAGATCAATCAATCATTTTTACACAATCTAGATGTAAGTTTGGTAATAGGCAGCCATCAAGATTTGCATTATGCTGTAAGAAAAAAATCGCCAGAATTGCATATTGCACTTAATCAGTGGTTGAGTAAATTTATTTCTGGCAAAGCATACAAATTATTGAATGATAAATATTTTAAGCAAAACAAAAATAGCATAGAACTTTTTAGTGAAGCACAACTTTTATTAGATGGTCAAATTTCTATTTATGATAATATTATTCAACATTATGCAAAAACAATAGAATGGGATTGGCGATTAATTGCTGCGTTGATGTATCAAGAATCAAAGTTTAATACACAAGCAACATCTTGGGCTGGTGCCAAAGGTTTGATGCAGCTTATGCCAGGAACAGCAAGGCAAATGGGCTTAGAAGGCAACCCTTATCAACCTGATATAAATATAAAAGCTGGCAGCAAATACTTAAAATATTTAGAGCAATTTTGGAAACATATTCCTGACATTACACAGCGTACAAAATTTATCCTGGCATCGTACAATGCTGAATGGGACACGTGCAAGACGCGCAAGACTTGCAAAAAATATGGCTATTCAGATACTGAATGGGATGGCAACACAGAATACTTTATATTATACAAATCAAATCCGAAATTTTATACTGATAAAGTGGTAAAGTATGGCTATTGTAGAGGAACGGAAACTTTTAATTATGTAAGGAAAATTATAGATAAATATTTTTACTACACAGAAAACATAAACGATAGCACAAACAACTATCTTGACATCCAACAAAAAGATGTGATACCATTTAATTGA
- the ruvX gene encoding Holliday junction resolvase RuvX: MAKILAIDYGKKRTGYAISDDSKTFAFGLSTQNSAQNIQYLKEIVVKEKVDTIVIGLPKKLNNELADIVDDIEIFKQKILIEFPNIEIVDVDERYTSKLAFQSMIDSGMKKKDRKNKSLIDEISATIILQHFLELKK, from the coding sequence ATGGCAAAAATATTGGCAATAGACTATGGAAAAAAGCGCACAGGATATGCTATTTCTGATGATTCAAAGACTTTTGCATTTGGGCTTTCTACACAAAATTCAGCGCAGAATATTCAATATTTAAAGGAAATAGTAGTAAAAGAAAAAGTTGACACGATTGTGATTGGGTTACCAAAGAAGTTAAATAATGAATTGGCAGATATTGTGGATGATATTGAAATATTCAAACAAAAAATACTTATAGAGTTTCCAAATATTGAAATTGTAGATGTAGATGAGCGCTATACATCTAAATTGGCATTTCAATCTATGATAGATAGTGGCATGAAGAAAAAGGATAGGAAAAATAAATCATTAATAGACGAAATTTCAGCAACAATTATTCTACAACATTTTTTAGAGCTTAAAAAATAA
- the def gene encoding peptide deformylase, with translation MILPVVVYGFPILKQKANEIASEYPNLDELIKNMWQTMYHAQGVGLAAPQINLSIRLFVVDTLQLKDRKEDEPTFVGIKKAFINPQILEESGEAWKYEEGCLSIPGIRENVERQAKVKIQYQDEQFNTVVEEYDGINARVIQHEYDHIEGILFTDKIKPLTKKLIQPKLNKIMRGDFKAEYRTKVFGK, from the coding sequence ATGATTTTACCTGTAGTTGTGTATGGTTTTCCTATACTAAAGCAAAAAGCAAATGAAATAGCATCAGAATACCCCAATCTCGATGAGTTAATCAAAAATATGTGGCAAACAATGTATCATGCACAAGGTGTTGGTTTGGCAGCGCCACAAATTAATTTATCTATAAGATTGTTTGTTGTAGATACTTTGCAGCTAAAAGATAGAAAAGAAGATGAACCAACTTTTGTAGGAATTAAAAAAGCATTCATCAATCCACAAATACTTGAAGAAAGTGGTGAAGCATGGAAGTATGAAGAAGGTTGTTTGAGTATACCTGGAATAAGAGAAAATGTAGAGCGACAAGCAAAAGTAAAAATTCAATACCAAGATGAGCAGTTTAATACTGTTGTGGAAGAATATGATGGTATTAACGCAAGAGTAATTCAACATGAATACGACCATATTGAAGGCATCTTATTTACTGACAAGATAAAACCACTGACTAAAAAGCTGATTCAGCCAAAGCTCAATAAAATTATGCGTGGAGATTTTAAAGCCGAATATCGTACTAAAGTATTTGGAAAATAG
- a CDS encoding 16S rRNA (uracil(1498)-N(3))-methyltransferase has product MKRFYSNTLPLLLDSDSRHAIKALRCKESDCIEVIDGNGKLYQATILSISRNEIQLSDLKIIKAEENNTQLLSIAIAPTKNPARIEWFVEKATEIGVRNIYPIITERTEKHTIKLERLQQIIISATKQSKHLYLPTIHEISNFKNFIQQQLPEQKFIAHCTQNSNPPQIQELYKKNTELIICIGPEGDFTNSEVQLAHQNQFLEISLGNSILRTETAGVFVCSAIRMLNNL; this is encoded by the coding sequence TTGAAAAGGTTTTATTCTAACACATTACCATTATTGTTAGATTCAGATTCTAGACATGCTATAAAAGCACTAAGATGCAAAGAAAGTGACTGCATTGAAGTAATTGATGGTAATGGAAAATTATATCAAGCAACTATTTTATCAATTTCAAGAAATGAAATCCAACTATCAGATTTAAAAATAATAAAGGCTGAAGAAAACAACACACAGCTATTATCTATTGCGATTGCTCCTACAAAAAATCCTGCACGTATAGAATGGTTTGTAGAAAAAGCTACAGAAATTGGCGTTAGGAATATTTATCCAATAATTACAGAACGAACCGAAAAGCATACAATAAAACTTGAGCGATTGCAACAAATCATTATTTCTGCAACCAAACAAAGCAAGCATTTATATTTGCCTACCATTCATGAGATAAGTAATTTTAAAAACTTCATCCAACAACAATTACCCGAACAAAAATTTATTGCACATTGTACACAAAATAGCAATCCACCACAAATACAAGAATTATACAAAAAGAATACAGAATTGATTATATGCATTGGTCCAGAAGGTGATTTTACTAATAGTGAAGTTCAACTTGCTCACCAAAATCAATTTCTAGAGATTTCATTAGGCAATAGCATATTAAGAACTGAAACTGCTGGTGTTTTTGTTTGTAGTGCTATACGAATGCTAAACAATCTATAA
- a CDS encoding ABC transporter ATPase produces the protein MLIPYNRLPENSKVWIYQADRTFNLDEVSTIELAIEDFVENWKSHQVEVPAYGALYYRRFVVLIADNAQVNVSGCSIDSSVKLIKELEQAYQVNFFDRMKVCYKIQEQMVGSFSINQIEELLNNGKINKDTIIFNNLVANKLDFEQKWETPLSDSLLSRYLLVK, from the coding sequence ATGCTTATACCTTACAATCGATTACCAGAAAACTCAAAAGTTTGGATATATCAAGCTGATAGAACTTTTAACTTAGATGAAGTTTCTACTATTGAATTGGCAATTGAAGATTTTGTAGAAAACTGGAAATCGCACCAAGTTGAAGTGCCTGCTTATGGTGCATTATACTACAGAAGATTTGTTGTTTTAATTGCAGACAATGCACAGGTAAATGTAAGTGGTTGTTCTATTGACTCTTCGGTAAAACTCATTAAAGAATTGGAACAAGCGTATCAAGTTAATTTCTTTGACAGAATGAAAGTTTGTTATAAAATTCAAGAGCAAATGGTTGGAAGTTTTTCAATCAACCAAATTGAAGAATTATTAAATAATGGAAAAATCAACAAGGATACTATCATTTTTAACAACTTAGTTGCTAATAAGCTTGATTTTGAGCAAAAATGGGAAACACCTCTTTCCGACTCATTATTATCAAGATATTTGTTAGTAAAATAG
- a CDS encoding lamin tail domain-containing protein, which yields MNNIYINELSSRGTANDDDDWIEIFNAHSSPVFIKDSVFISDKNNNRKMHELKGIIIPSNGYVILKATGDTNKGNKHLLFSLSSNGESLFLSRYQGNTLVLQDSITFPALQYNTSFGRVIDAIDINAIFIQPTYNASNNNALQKLELTFSHQRGLYDSTFLLTLTSEPNAIIKYTTDNSMPTFTNGLVYNNGIIVDKTTTVKAIAYNSSQTAQSFLETHSYILKSNFTYDSVFFKYKNNITKEEYKNVLDDLPIVSFNTQTLPLPNNVDYFPASFEYIDDHITANHKNIQSNCGVTKFGQATLTRFINGNYKFKFNDDYGVKKIQYSFFDTLSYDNFKPTNTISRLELKLSNYGDKIMDYVCYRTLKQMGAFALNTKFVHFIGNGRYMGTRIIREDYNAHNLEEYFGDDNDNYTKVDLKDANYLTGVVETGDGSMDKWNEIKNLINTNDFQGIKQNVEVKEYIKNLVLLMLSDMETEVEMIGHNDAPNFTKFRTLLADTDGAFHNLNTLPFVINKYNVKWNTPLVLNGPAGLAGKFIGTANVNWGTAYTNVGNLEFKTWIKDIISIEMESIDGALTVNSLNSKIVEAFKIIEHTQKVEEALFGYSEDFYQLWITELDKYQNHMPTRLNYVLNEWRKRDLTHRLKPTNIIANQIITSTDSIRIQNNDSIASQIYYTLDGSDPMGNDGVVAPNAFLYSNEFVLPIGNYVITTRTFIPKNWGPMTQTSINVTDVINTIDVVITNIQYKPLSNSDAEFLVVTNISNNSIDISYYKITDGIVHTFLSNTILLPNEKILIAKNLDLVQNLLPQITQRQQWTSGSLNNSGELLVLKDTLNNIDDSLTYKPTAPWPIDANGTGKMLQLKELNLDNALGENWEAVDVDTLITRINKNELIGITIYPMPFKDKIHLKIDNKELKYPIKVSMFDILGRKRLEQTFDTNEIVINTHALEQNVYFIKISDAKGINYKIIKVIK from the coding sequence ATGAATAATATTTATATTAATGAATTATCATCAAGAGGAACAGCTAATGATGATGATGACTGGATAGAAATATTTAATGCACATAGTTCTCCAGTTTTTATTAAAGACAGCGTATTTATATCAGACAAAAATAATAATAGAAAAATGCATGAGCTAAAAGGCATTATTATTCCGAGCAATGGCTATGTAATACTCAAAGCAACAGGAGATACAAACAAAGGCAATAAGCATCTGCTGTTTTCATTGAGTAGCAATGGCGAAAGTTTGTTCTTATCACGATATCAAGGAAATACATTAGTATTACAAGATTCAATAACTTTCCCAGCCTTACAATACAATACATCTTTTGGTCGTGTCATTGATGCAATAGACATAAATGCAATATTTATACAGCCAACTTATAATGCGAGTAATAATAATGCATTACAAAAATTAGAGTTAACATTTAGTCATCAAAGAGGTTTGTATGATAGCACATTTTTACTTACACTTACAAGCGAACCAAATGCAATAATAAAATATACCACAGATAATTCGATGCCAACATTTACAAATGGTTTGGTTTATAACAATGGTATAATTGTAGATAAAACTACAACAGTTAAAGCAATTGCATATAATTCATCACAAACAGCACAATCATTTTTAGAAACACATAGTTATATTCTAAAATCAAACTTTACTTACGATTCAGTATTCTTTAAGTATAAAAACAATATTACAAAAGAAGAATACAAGAATGTACTGGATGATTTGCCAATTGTTTCATTTAATACTCAGACACTACCATTACCTAATAATGTAGATTATTTTCCAGCAAGTTTTGAGTATATAGATGATCATATAACTGCAAATCATAAAAACATACAAAGCAACTGTGGCGTAACAAAATTCGGACAAGCAACATTGACACGATTTATTAATGGAAACTACAAATTCAAATTTAATGATGACTATGGTGTAAAGAAAATTCAATATTCATTTTTTGATACATTAAGTTATGATAATTTCAAACCAACAAATACGATTAGTAGATTAGAGTTGAAGCTTAGTAATTATGGTGATAAGATAATGGATTATGTCTGTTATCGAACATTAAAACAAATGGGTGCTTTTGCACTAAATACAAAGTTTGTACATTTTATTGGAAATGGAAGATATATGGGAACAAGAATAATTCGTGAAGATTATAACGCACATAATTTAGAAGAATATTTTGGAGATGATAATGATAACTATACTAAAGTCGATTTGAAAGATGCAAATTATTTAACAGGTGTCGTAGAAACTGGTGATGGAAGTATGGATAAGTGGAATGAGATTAAAAATCTAATTAATACCAATGATTTTCAAGGTATAAAACAAAATGTAGAAGTTAAAGAATATATAAAAAATTTGGTATTACTAATGTTGTCAGATATGGAAACAGAAGTAGAAATGATAGGACATAATGATGCACCAAATTTTACAAAATTTAGAACACTACTTGCCGATACTGATGGAGCATTTCATAATCTCAATACATTGCCATTTGTAATAAATAAATATAATGTAAAATGGAATACGCCACTTGTGCTTAATGGTCCAGCTGGGTTAGCAGGAAAATTTATAGGAACAGCGAATGTAAATTGGGGAACAGCATACACAAATGTCGGAAATTTAGAATTTAAAACATGGATTAAAGACATTATTAGTATAGAAATGGAAAGCATTGATGGTGCACTTACAGTTAATAGTTTAAACAGTAAAATTGTTGAAGCGTTTAAAATTATAGAGCATACACAGAAAGTGGAAGAAGCACTATTTGGATATTCTGAAGATTTCTATCAATTATGGATAACAGAATTAGATAAGTATCAAAATCATATGCCAACAAGACTAAATTATGTACTGAATGAGTGGAGAAAAAGAGATCTAACACATAGACTTAAGCCAACAAACATCATAGCAAATCAAATAATAACTTCTACAGATTCTATCAGAATACAAAATAATGATAGCATTGCAAGTCAAATTTATTATACTTTAGATGGTTCTGATCCAATGGGAAATGATGGTGTTGTTGCGCCAAATGCATTTCTATATTCAAATGAATTTGTTCTACCAATAGGTAATTATGTTATTACTACACGCACATTCATTCCAAAAAATTGGGGACCAATGACACAAACTTCAATCAATGTTACAGATGTAATTAATACCATAGATGTAGTAATCACAAATATCCAATACAAACCATTGAGCAATTCAGATGCGGAGTTTTTGGTTGTAACAAACATATCAAACAATAGCATTGATATTTCATATTATAAAATTACAGATGGTATTGTACATACATTTTTGTCAAATACAATATTATTGCCTAATGAAAAAATATTAATTGCTAAGAATTTAGATTTAGTACAAAATTTATTACCACAAATTACACAAAGACAACAATGGACAAGTGGTAGCTTAAATAATTCAGGAGAATTATTAGTGCTAAAAGATACTTTGAATAACATAGATGATAGCTTAACTTATAAACCAACAGCACCATGGCCAATAGATGCCAATGGAACAGGAAAGATGTTGCAATTAAAAGAACTAAACTTAGATAATGCATTAGGTGAAAACTGGGAAGCTGTTGATGTAGATACATTAATTACTAGAATAAATAAAAATGAGCTTATAGGAATTACAATATATCCAATGCCATTCAAAGATAAAATACACCTTAAAATTGACAATAAAGAGCTGAAATATCCAATTAAGGTTTCAATGTTTGATATATTAGGAAGAAAAAGACTAGAGCAAACATTCGATACAAATGAAATTGTAATCAACACACATGCATTAGAGCAGAATGTTTATTTTATAAAAATTTCTGACGCAAAAGGTATAAATTATAAAATTATTAAAGTTATAAAATAA
- a CDS encoding L,D-transpeptidase family protein: MQSDFLDAQKKYQRVKDAIEEKEALIEKKLNKNQIKLNNINLLLVAYKDNDLLDIYAKTKQDDNYKKIQSYKICARSGQLGPKRKEGDGQVPEGFYYIDRFNPMSNFYLSLGINYPNQSDIKKSKFDNLGGDIFIHGSCATVGCLPMTDNIIKEIYLLAMHAKNNGQQKIPVYIFPFKMTDKNMTYYTTKYKNDNELISFWENLKTGHDKFIEEQKELSININNNGDYSF, encoded by the coding sequence ATGCAATCAGATTTTTTAGATGCTCAAAAAAAATATCAACGTGTAAAAGATGCAATTGAAGAAAAAGAAGCATTGATTGAAAAGAAATTAAACAAAAATCAAATCAAACTCAACAATATAAACCTACTTTTAGTTGCCTACAAAGACAATGATTTATTAGATATTTATGCTAAGACAAAGCAAGATGATAATTACAAAAAGATTCAATCTTATAAGATTTGTGCACGTTCTGGACAACTTGGCCCAAAAAGAAAAGAAGGTGATGGACAAGTACCCGAAGGATTTTATTACATAGATAGATTTAATCCGATGAGTAATTTTTATTTATCACTTGGCATCAACTATCCCAATCAATCTGATATAAAAAAGAGTAAGTTTGATAATTTGGGTGGCGATATTTTTATTCATGGTTCGTGCGCAACTGTTGGTTGTTTGCCTATGACTGACAATATTATTAAAGAAATATATTTATTAGCAATGCATGCTAAAAACAATGGTCAGCAAAAAATTCCTGTTTATATTTTTCCATTCAAAATGACTGACAAAAACATGACTTATTATACAACAAAATATAAGAATGATAATGAACTCATCTCATTTTGGGAAAATCTAAAAACTGGACATGATAAATTTATAGAAGAACAAAAAGAACTATCTATAAATATAAATAATAATGGAGACTATAGTTTTTAA